The following proteins are co-located in the Ailuropoda melanoleuca isolate Jingjing chromosome 13, ASM200744v2, whole genome shotgun sequence genome:
- the KRT19 gene encoding keratin, type I cytoskeletal 19: MTSYSYRQSSATSSFGGLGGGSLRLGAGGAFRAPSIHGGSGGRGVSVSSARFVSSSSGGYGGGFGSSLAGGLTRSDGLLGGNEKLTMQNLNDRLASYLDKVRALEEANGDLEVKIRDWYQKQGPGPARDYSHYFKTIEDLRDKILGATIENSKIVLQIDNARLAADDFRTKFETEQALRMSVEADINGLRRVLDELTLARTDLEMQIEGLKEELAYLKKNHEEEISALRGQVGGQVSVEVDSAPGIDLAKILSDMRSQYEVMAEKNRKDAEAWFTSRTEELNREVAGHTEQLQMSKSEVTDLRRTLQGLEIELQSQLSMKAALEGTLAETEARFGAQLAQIQALISSMEAQLSDVRADTERQNQEYQQLMDIKSRLEQEIATYRSLLEDQDAHYNNLPTPKAL; encoded by the exons ATGACTTCCTACAGCTATCGCCAGTCGTCCGCCACCTCGTCCTTCGGGGGTCTGGGCGGCGGCTCCCTGCGCCTCGGGGCGGGAGGTGCCTTCCGCGCGCCCAGCATCCACGGAGGGTCGGGCGGCCGCGGCGTGTCTGTGTCCTCCGCCCGCTTCGTGTCCTCGTCCTCCGGGGGCTACGGCGGGGGCTTCGGCAGCAGCCTTGCGGGCGGCCTGACCCGGTCCGACGGGCTGCTGGGGGGCAATGAAAAGCTCACCATGCAAAACCTCAACGACCGCCTGGCCTCCTACCTGGACAAGGTGCGCGCCCTGGAGGAGGCCAACGGCGACCTGGAGGTGAAGATCCGCGACTGGTACCAGAAGCAGGGGCCCGGGCCCGCCCGCGACTACAGCCACTACTTCAAGACCATCGAGGACCTGCGGGACAAG ATTCTTGGTGCCACCATCGAGAACTCCAAGATTGTCCTGCAGATTGACAATGCCCGTCTGGCTGCGGATGACTTCCGAACCAA GTTTGAGACGGAGCAGGCCTTGCGCATGAGCGTGGAGGCCGACATCAACGGGCTGCGCCGGGTGCTGGACGAGCTGACCCTGGCCAGGACCGACCTGGAGATGCAGATTGAAGGCCTGAAGGAGGAGCTGGCCTACCTGAAGAAGAACCACGAGGAG GAAATCAGTGCCCTGAGGGGCCAGGTGGGTGGCCAGGTCAGTGTGGAGGTGGATTCCGCTCCGGGCATCGACCTTGCCAAGATCTTGAGTGACATGAGAAGCCAATATGAGGTCATGGCTGAGAAGAACCGAAAGGATGCCGAAGCCTGGTTCACCAGCCGG ACTGAGGAGCTGAATCGAGAGGTGGCCGGCCACACGGAGCAGCTGCAGATGAGCAAGTCGGAGGTCACTGACCTGCGGCGCACCCTCCAGGGTCTGGAGATTGAGCTGCAGTCTCAGCTAAGCATG aaAGCCGCCCTGGAAGGCACGCTGGCGGAAACAGAGGCCCGCTTTGGAGCCCAGCTGGCCCAGATCCAGGCTCTGATCAGCAGCATGGAAGCCCAGCTGAGCGATGTGCGTGCGGACACCGAGCGGCAGAACCAGGAGTACCAGCAGCTCATGGACATCAAGTCGCGGCTGGAGCAGGAGATCGCCACCTACCGCAGCCTGCTGGAGGACCAGGACGCCCACTACAACAACCTGCCCACCCCCAAGGCTCTCTGA